From the Lysobacter sp. FW306-1B-D06B genome, one window contains:
- the trxA gene encoding thioredoxin, with protein sequence MSDASAHAHVFDATADNFETEVLQKSLQTPVLVDFWAEWCGPCKTLGPILEKLAADYQGAFRLAKVDVDKEPQLAGAFQVRSIPTVFLVKDGQLVDGFPGALPEGQLREFLTHHGIQPAPANDESTDIAPEEAAAPIDPHAEVVRLRHESEAAPDNAELKLDLALALLRTGAAQEAEQLLDALPANLATDDRAQRARSRLGFAALLKDAPAREVLEAAIAGDPDDLRARHLLGALRLVDGDAEAGLEQFLEMLRRNRGYEDGLPRKALIDAFRVIEDEDLVGRYRRKMSSLLF encoded by the coding sequence ATGTCCGACGCCTCCGCCCACGCCCACGTTTTCGACGCCACCGCCGACAATTTCGAGACCGAAGTCCTGCAGAAGTCGCTGCAGACGCCGGTTTTGGTCGATTTCTGGGCCGAATGGTGCGGTCCGTGCAAGACGCTCGGGCCGATCCTGGAGAAGCTCGCCGCCGACTACCAGGGCGCGTTCCGCCTGGCGAAGGTCGACGTGGACAAGGAGCCGCAACTGGCGGGTGCGTTCCAGGTGCGTTCGATCCCGACCGTGTTCCTGGTGAAGGACGGGCAGCTGGTCGACGGCTTCCCCGGCGCGCTGCCCGAAGGTCAGCTGCGCGAGTTCCTCACCCATCACGGCATCCAGCCCGCGCCGGCGAACGACGAGTCCACCGACATCGCGCCGGAGGAAGCCGCCGCGCCGATCGATCCGCATGCGGAAGTGGTGCGCCTGCGTCATGAATCCGAAGCGGCGCCCGACAACGCCGAGCTCAAGCTCGACCTTGCCCTGGCCCTGCTGCGCACCGGCGCGGCGCAGGAAGCCGAGCAGCTGCTCGACGCCCTGCCCGCCAATCTCGCCACCGACGACCGCGCCCAGCGCGCCCGCTCGCGCCTGGGCTTTGCCGCGCTGCTGAAGGACGCGCCGGCGCGGGAAGTGCTCGAAGCGGCCATCGCCGGCGATCCCGACGACCTGCGCGCCCGTCACCTCCTGGGCGCCCTGCGCCTGGTCGACGGCGATGCCGAGGCCGGGCTGGAGCAGTTCCTGGAAATGCTCCGCCGCAACCGCGGCTACGAGGACGGCCTGCCCCGCAAGGCCCTGATCGACGCCTTCCGCGTGATCGAGGACGAAGACCTGGTGGGCCGCTACCGCCGGAAGATGTCGTCGCTGCTGTTCTGA
- a CDS encoding DUF998 domain-containing protein, giving the protein MSRPSAQSPSRFDGLAGWLAAACCVVAVLGFAAALPAFSHAQHPLGLLGARGVPGAVFFNLLGFVLPGLLAAWTFVRLRGRLPDGIGRLAPLGAWMLVISALAFAAQGLLTLDPHDLDGAVSQRHATAWLLWWLAFAPGALLLGMGVLREHAWRHVAVVFLVAGALAVVLNVLPPAVLVGPLAQRLLLLVWLASVVVASRSR; this is encoded by the coding sequence ATGAGTCGTCCGAGCGCGCAATCTCCGTCCCGGTTCGATGGCCTTGCCGGCTGGCTGGCCGCCGCCTGCTGCGTCGTGGCGGTGCTGGGATTCGCGGCGGCCTTGCCGGCGTTCTCGCATGCGCAGCACCCGCTGGGATTGCTGGGCGCGCGCGGTGTCCCGGGTGCGGTGTTCTTCAACCTGCTCGGATTCGTGCTGCCCGGCCTGCTGGCGGCGTGGACGTTCGTGCGGCTGCGTGGGCGCTTGCCCGACGGCATCGGCCGCCTCGCGCCACTGGGCGCCTGGATGCTGGTGATCTCGGCCCTGGCGTTCGCCGCGCAGGGGCTGCTGACGCTGGACCCGCACGACCTGGACGGCGCGGTCAGCCAGCGCCATGCCACGGCCTGGCTGCTGTGGTGGCTGGCGTTCGCGCCGGGCGCGTTGCTGCTGGGCATGGGCGTGCTGCGTGAGCACGCATGGCGGCACGTGGCGGTGGTGTTCCTCGTGGCCGGTGCGCTTGCGGTGGTGCTCAATGTGCTGCCGCCCGCGGTGCTCGTCGGCCCGCTCGCGCAGCGGTTGTTGCTGCTGGTGTGGCTGGCGAGCGTGGTCGTCGCGTCGAGGTCGCGCTAG